The following coding sequences are from one Lycium ferocissimum isolate CSIRO_LF1 chromosome 3, AGI_CSIRO_Lferr_CH_V1, whole genome shotgun sequence window:
- the LOC132051241 gene encoding uncharacterized protein LOC132051241 yields the protein MEASKKLFALFLVCIVVFSSYVHASKADEESNTEEFREAFKKGVEEGFNKVMNEYLGCLNECENECSNEGFVHGHCEKKCSSDCKTKVLKAQPENLKILKNP from the exons atggAGGCATCAAAGAAGCTTTTTGCATTGTTTCTCGTTTGCATTGTTGTGTTTTCATCATATGTGCATGCCTCTAAAGCTGATGAAGAAAGTAATACAGAAGAATTTAGAGAAGCATTTAAAAAAGGAGTTGAAGAAGGATTTAATAAAGTCATGAATGAATACCTAGGTTGTTTGAATGAGTGTGAGAATGAATGCTCCAATGAAGGATTTGTACATGGTCATTGTGAGAAAAAGTGTAGCAGTGATTGCAAGACTAAGGTGCTTAaag CTCAACCCGAGAAccttaaaattttgaagaatCCTTGA